A single genomic interval of Methylobacterium bullatum harbors:
- the ntaA_1 gene encoding Nitrilotriacetate monooxygenase component A codes for MTQPRRLHLGAFMRPIGIHTAWWRYPGGYPDANFSFPHLKRFAQRLEAAKFDAFFMADHLAVMNMPMAALKRSATVTSFDPMTLLPALAAVTERIGLIATASTTYNEPYHVARKFASLDHISNGRAGWNLVTSGNPDEALNFGRDAHLDHAVRYARAREFFDVVTGLWDSWADDAFIRDVEEGVYFDPDKLHVLDHAGEFLKVKGPLNIARPVQGWPVIVQAGASEAGRQIAAATAEMVFGSGSKLAAAQDFYADVKGRMPALGRDPDHLKILPGAFIVLGATREEAEAKKARLDALVPTDSGIANLSVRLGVDASEFDLDAPLPDLPETNASKSAQAQIVGYARKTGATVRELAQRVGGYGGLTMVGTPAEVADQMEEWLVTRACDGFNVMFPFVPEGLDDVVDTLVPELQRRGLFRTEYEGTTLRDHLGLPRPANRFFPG; via the coding sequence ATGACCCAGCCTCGTCGCCTGCATCTCGGCGCGTTCATGCGGCCGATCGGCATCCACACCGCCTGGTGGCGCTATCCCGGCGGATATCCGGACGCGAATTTCAGCTTTCCCCACCTCAAGCGCTTCGCCCAGCGCCTGGAGGCGGCCAAGTTCGACGCGTTCTTCATGGCCGACCATCTGGCGGTGATGAACATGCCCATGGCCGCGCTGAAGCGCAGCGCCACCGTGACCTCCTTCGACCCGATGACCCTGCTGCCGGCGCTCGCCGCCGTCACCGAACGGATCGGGCTCATCGCCACGGCCTCCACGACCTATAACGAGCCGTACCATGTGGCCCGAAAATTCGCCTCCCTCGACCACATCTCGAATGGCCGCGCCGGCTGGAACCTCGTCACCTCCGGCAACCCGGACGAGGCCCTGAATTTCGGCCGCGACGCCCATCTCGACCATGCGGTCCGGTATGCCCGCGCGCGGGAATTCTTCGACGTGGTCACCGGCCTGTGGGATTCCTGGGCCGACGACGCCTTCATCCGCGACGTGGAGGAGGGGGTGTATTTCGATCCCGACAAGCTCCACGTCCTCGACCATGCCGGCGAGTTCCTGAAGGTGAAGGGCCCCCTCAACATCGCACGCCCCGTCCAGGGCTGGCCGGTGATCGTGCAGGCCGGCGCGTCGGAAGCGGGACGCCAGATCGCCGCCGCGACCGCCGAAATGGTGTTCGGCTCCGGTTCGAAACTCGCCGCCGCCCAGGACTTCTACGCCGACGTGAAGGGCCGAATGCCGGCCCTCGGCCGCGATCCCGACCATCTCAAGATCCTGCCCGGCGCCTTCATCGTCCTCGGCGCGACGCGGGAGGAGGCCGAGGCAAAGAAGGCCCGGCTCGATGCGCTCGTGCCCACCGATAGCGGCATCGCCAACCTCTCGGTGCGCCTCGGCGTCGATGCTTCGGAGTTCGACCTCGATGCGCCCCTGCCCGATCTCCCGGAGACCAATGCCAGCAAGAGCGCCCAGGCCCAGATCGTCGGCTACGCCCGGAAGACCGGGGCCACGGTGCGCGAACTCGCCCAGAGGGTGGGCGGCTATGGCGGGCTCACCATGGTGGGGACACCGGCCGAGGTGGCCGACCAGATGGAGGAATGGCTCGTGACGCGGGCCTGCGACGGGTTCAACGTCATGTTCCCCTTCGTACCGGAAGGCCTCGACGACGTGGTCGATACCCTGGTGCCGGAACTCCAGCGCCGGGGCCTGTTCCGCACCGAATACGAAGGCACGACCCTGCGCGACCATCTCGGCCTGCCGCGCCCGGCCAACCGGTTCTTTCCGGGCTGA
- the dkgA gene encoding 2,5-diketo-D-gluconic acid reductase A, with protein MTDIARAGTYALGDRTVKRLGYGAMQLAGPGVFGPPKDRAGAIAVLREAVAHGVDHIDTSDFYGPHVTNEIIREALHPYPDDLVIVTKIGARRGADASWNPAFSAEDLTGAVHDNLRNLGVEALDVVNLRIMLDVHGPAEGSIEAPLSVLADLQRHGLVRRIGLSNVTARQVAESRSIATIVCVQNQYNLVHRADDALIDDLAASGTAYVPFFPLGGFSPIQSAALNEIAEGLGATPMQVALAWLLRRSPNILLIPGTSSVEHLRENLAAADLDLSDDTMAALDRIAPRPEEG; from the coding sequence ATGACCGATATCGCACGAGCCGGGACCTACGCCCTCGGAGACCGCACGGTGAAGCGCCTGGGCTACGGCGCGATGCAATTGGCGGGTCCCGGTGTCTTCGGGCCGCCGAAGGATCGGGCCGGGGCCATCGCGGTGCTACGCGAAGCGGTCGCGCACGGCGTCGACCATATCGACACCAGCGACTTCTACGGACCGCACGTCACCAACGAGATCATCCGCGAAGCGCTCCACCCCTATCCCGACGACCTCGTGATCGTCACCAAGATCGGAGCCCGGCGCGGTGCCGACGCCTCCTGGAACCCGGCCTTCTCCGCCGAGGACCTCACGGGCGCCGTCCACGACAACCTGCGCAACCTCGGCGTCGAGGCTCTCGACGTGGTCAATCTGCGTATCATGCTCGACGTGCATGGGCCGGCCGAGGGCTCCATCGAAGCGCCGCTCTCCGTCCTCGCCGATCTCCAGCGCCACGGGCTCGTCCGCCGGATCGGGCTGAGCAACGTGACGGCGCGGCAGGTGGCGGAGAGCCGATCCATCGCGACGATCGTCTGTGTCCAGAACCAGTACAACCTGGTGCATCGGGCGGATGACGCACTGATCGACGACCTGGCCGCATCCGGCACCGCCTATGTCCCGTTCTTCCCGCTCGGCGGCTTCAGCCCGATCCAGTCGGCGGCCCTGAACGAGATCGCCGAAGGGCTCGGCGCGACGCCCATGCAGGTGGCGCTGGCCTGGCTCCTGCGGCGTTCTCCCAACATCCTGCTGATCCCCGGCACGTCGTCGGTGGAGCACCTGCGCGAGAACCTGGCTGCGGCAGACCTCGACCTGTCCGACGACACGATGGCGGCCCTCGACCGCATCGCCCCCCGCCCCGAGGAAGGCTGA
- the cya_20 gene encoding Bifunctional hemolysin/adenylate cyclase, which produces MATRNVPGTYATIADAIAAANPGDTIAVSAAYGGNETATVTVDDLRFSAPSSVTGITLQADGGITKITALGASPISISGTGGNETLIGNTGANTLTGSSGDDTLSGGAGNDILDGGDGSDTLTGGDGNDIIVMSASSGAAGTANGGEGSDTVQVIAGDLGSVAFSNVESLDLQSGYTYGSVAQLNAFGSITSTTTPADAQLVFYLGYYGEAGGTLDFSNRGLGAHGVSVQNSGSGLSSALTLIGTANADTFNGSVYDDALTGGAGNDTLYASAGNDTLTGGAGNDILDGGEGNDALDGGDGDDTLTGGSGDDTLSGGAGNDILDGGDGSDTLTGGDGNDTIVMSAYSAAAGTANGGAGSDTVQVIAGDLGSVAFSNVESLDLQSGYTYGSVAQLNAFGSITSTTTPADAQLVFYLGYYGEAGGTLDLSNRGLGAHGVSVQNSGSGLSSALTLIGTANADTFNGSANDDALTGGAGNDTLYANAGNDTLGGGAGNDILDGGQGNDALDGGDGNDTLTGSSGDDTLSGGAGNDILDGGDGSDTVTGGDGNDTILMSASSGAGSSADGGTGIDTVQVINADLGLVTFSNVESLDLQNGYTYGSVAQLNAFGSIISTTTAADAQLGFYLGYYDEAGGTLDFSNRGLGAHGVSVQDVGNRLSSALTLIGTANADALYGSTYDDTLTGGAGNDTLTGGTGNDTLAGGTGNDILDADFGSDMVSGGDGNDSITVYDDGVDGLDGGAGNDTFQIMTGYGGIVSVEGGIGTDTLINAYDLGNTSFTGVEVLDTKSVVATTAQLSSFTNLVDSTATTTKFEISLQGAGGTVDFTSRVTGTDSVLVSNAGLTAGVTIIGSARNDTLNGSDFDDTLIGGAGNDRLNGGLGSDTLEGGAGNDVIVGDDEGDTASYAGATAAVTVNLATTSAQNTVGAGTDTIKDTPNLIGSAFNDTLTGDALSNVIDGGAGNDVINASGGTDILKGNDGNDTFTNSSSQNRTGLIDGGAGTDTVVVGTFGDFTFTNVEILDYKLSGGLLGTIAQFSAFSTILDSDVDNIEILATLKGSGGTLDFSSTITGDHTLNVDAYGLTSRAIITGSKNSDTIYGTNFNDILSGDAGIDYLEGYDGKDTLIGGDGNDYLYGYDGEKLYADILQGGNGNDILTGDGSKDTASYSDASSAVTVSLLKQGSAQNTGGGGSDTLRSITNLIGSAFADTLTGDAYASRLDGGAGNDVLDGDEGIDTLAGGAGDDTYLVNTTTDLIVEATGEGFDTIKTTLTYTLAADQEIEALQTTSDAGTKGISLTGNALANTLRGNAGVNTLNGGAGADSLSGLGGNDTYIVDDAGDRVFETAGAGTDVVQASVSFTLTAGQAIETLTLTGTAALDGTGNALANTIQGNGAANRLDGGGGADVLIGGLGDDIYVTDGGDTITEAADAGTDLVESSVSLTLGNNVENLTLTGTGAIDGTGNALANTLQGNAAANTLDGVSGADILIGGLGDDIYVTDGGDTITEAASAGTDLVRSSATLTLGLNLENLTLIGSAAINGTGNTLANTIRGNGAANILNGGKGSDTLVGGLGNDTYVTDGGDTIVEALDGGTDLVQSAVSLTLGDNLENLTLTGKAVTNGTGNALANRITGNAAANVLDGGTGSDTLIGGLGDDTYVTDGGDTIAEAASAGTDTVRSSASHTLSKNLENLILTGIQAIDGTGNVLDNVLTGNGAANILNGNGGKDTLIGGLGDDTYVTDGDDTLVEASGAGTDLVQSAASFTLAEGFENLALTGASALAGTGNSAANTITGNAAANRLDGATGSDTLIGGLGNDTYVTDGGDTIVEALNGGTDLVETSVSLTLGDNIENLTLTGVSALAGTGNALANRITGNAAANLLDGGTGSDTLIGGLGNDTYVTDGGDTIVEALGAGTDLVRSSATLTLGDNLENLTLTGTAAIKATGNALDNTLLGNDAANVLNGATGTDRLVGGLGDDTYVTDGGDKIVEASAGGIDLVRSSVEFNLGSEIENLLLTGSADINGKGNALANTLTGNGSANMLNGGLGDDILKGGAGADIFFFNTALGAGNVDRIVDFAAIDDTLRLENGIFTALTKAGTLAAGAFKDIGAAGAVLDADDRVLYDSRTGAVSYDADGSGSADALQFALLTTRPVITFQDILVV; this is translated from the coding sequence ATGGCGACGCGCAACGTTCCGGGCACCTACGCAACGATCGCCGATGCCATCGCAGCGGCGAACCCAGGAGATACGATCGCGGTCTCGGCGGCCTATGGCGGGAATGAAACGGCGACGGTGACGGTCGACGACCTTCGTTTCAGCGCCCCTTCCAGCGTCACCGGCATCACGCTGCAGGCAGACGGAGGGATCACGAAGATCACCGCCCTCGGCGCATCGCCGATCTCGATTTCAGGGACTGGGGGTAACGAGACCCTCATCGGCAACACCGGCGCAAACACCCTCACCGGCAGTTCCGGCGACGACACCCTGAGTGGCGGGGCCGGCAACGACATCCTCGACGGCGGCGACGGGAGCGATACCCTCACCGGCGGCGACGGCAACGACATCATTGTCATGAGCGCCTCCAGCGGCGCTGCCGGCACCGCCAATGGCGGAGAGGGCAGCGATACCGTTCAGGTGATCGCTGGCGACCTCGGCTCGGTGGCCTTCAGCAATGTCGAGAGTCTCGATCTGCAGAGCGGCTATACCTACGGAAGCGTCGCGCAGCTGAACGCCTTCGGGTCCATCACCTCGACCACCACCCCCGCCGACGCGCAACTCGTTTTCTATCTCGGCTATTACGGCGAAGCGGGCGGGACGCTCGACTTCTCGAACCGAGGCCTCGGCGCACACGGCGTCAGCGTTCAGAACTCGGGCAGCGGCCTCAGCTCGGCGTTGACGCTCATCGGCACCGCCAATGCCGACACGTTCAACGGCTCGGTCTACGACGACGCTCTCACCGGCGGAGCCGGCAACGATACCCTCTACGCCAGCGCAGGCAACGACACTCTCACCGGTGGAGCTGGCAACGACATCCTCGACGGCGGCGAGGGTAACGATGCTCTGGATGGCGGCGACGGCGACGATACCCTCACCGGGGGTTCGGGCGACGACACCCTCAGCGGCGGAGCCGGCAACGACATCCTCGACGGCGGCGACGGGAGCGACACCCTCACCGGCGGCGACGGCAACGACACCATCGTCATGAGCGCATACAGCGCCGCCGCCGGCACCGCCAATGGCGGAGCGGGCAGCGATACCGTTCAGGTGATCGCTGGCGACCTCGGCTCGGTGGCCTTCAGCAATGTCGAGAGTCTCGATCTGCAGAGCGGCTATACCTACGGAAGCGTCGCGCAGCTGAACGCCTTCGGGTCCATCACCTCGACCACCACCCCCGCCGACGCGCAACTCGTTTTCTATCTCGGCTATTACGGCGAAGCGGGCGGGACGCTCGACTTGTCGAACCGAGGCCTCGGCGCACACGGCGTCAGCGTTCAGAACTCGGGCAGCGGCCTCAGCTCGGCGTTGACGCTCATCGGCACCGCCAATGCCGACACGTTCAACGGCTCGGCCAATGATGACGCTCTCACCGGGGGAGCCGGCAACGATACCCTCTACGCCAACGCAGGCAACGACACCCTCGGCGGTGGAGCCGGCAACGACATTCTCGACGGAGGCCAGGGCAACGATGCCCTCGATGGTGGCGATGGCAACGATACCCTCACCGGCAGTTCCGGCGACGACACCCTTAGCGGCGGAGCCGGCAACGACATCCTCGACGGCGGCGACGGCAGCGACACCGTCACCGGCGGCGACGGCAACGACACTATCCTCATGAGCGCATCCAGCGGAGCCGGCAGCTCCGCCGATGGCGGGACAGGCATCGACACCGTCCAGGTGATCAATGCCGACCTCGGCTTGGTCACCTTCAGCAATGTCGAGAGTCTCGATCTGCAGAACGGCTATACCTACGGAAGCGTCGCGCAGCTGAACGCCTTCGGGTCCATCATCTCGACCACCACCGCCGCAGACGCTCAGCTCGGTTTCTATCTCGGCTATTACGATGAAGCGGGCGGCACGCTCGACTTCTCGAACCGAGGCCTCGGCGCACACGGCGTCAGCGTTCAAGACGTGGGCAATCGACTCAGCTCGGCGTTGACGCTCATCGGCACCGCCAATGCCGACGCGCTCTACGGCTCGACCTACGACGACACCCTCACCGGTGGGGCCGGCAACGATACTCTCACCGGCGGCACGGGCAACGACACTCTCGCTGGTGGAACCGGCAACGACATTCTCGACGCAGACTTCGGAAGCGATATGGTTTCAGGCGGTGACGGCAACGATTCGATCACGGTCTACGATGACGGCGTAGACGGACTCGACGGCGGAGCCGGCAACGACACGTTCCAGATCATGACCGGCTATGGCGGCATCGTGAGCGTCGAGGGCGGGATCGGAACGGACACGCTCATCAATGCCTACGATTTGGGAAACACCAGTTTCACAGGGGTCGAGGTGCTGGACACCAAGTCCGTCGTCGCCACGACAGCCCAGCTCTCATCCTTCACCAACCTCGTCGACAGCACGGCGACCACCACGAAGTTCGAAATCTCCCTGCAAGGGGCAGGCGGCACGGTCGACTTCACCAGCCGCGTCACCGGCACGGATTCGGTGCTGGTGTCCAATGCCGGCCTGACCGCCGGTGTCACGATCATCGGATCGGCCAGGAACGACACCCTGAACGGTTCGGATTTCGACGACACGCTGATCGGTGGCGCCGGCAATGACCGGCTCAATGGCGGCCTCGGCAGCGACACCCTGGAAGGCGGTGCCGGGAACGACGTGATCGTCGGAGACGATGAGGGAGATACCGCCTCCTATGCGGGAGCGACGGCCGCCGTCACGGTGAATCTGGCGACGACATCGGCTCAGAACACCGTGGGTGCCGGGACGGACACGATCAAGGACACCCCCAACCTGATCGGCTCGGCCTTCAACGACACCCTCACGGGTGACGCACTCTCGAATGTCATCGACGGGGGTGCCGGCAACGACGTCATCAACGCCTCTGGCGGAACCGATATCCTGAAGGGGAACGACGGCAACGACACCTTCACGAATTCCAGTTCGCAGAACCGGACCGGGTTGATCGATGGGGGCGCAGGCACAGATACCGTTGTTGTTGGCACATTTGGAGATTTTACATTCACAAACGTAGAGATCCTAGATTATAAGCTCTCCGGCGGTCTACTCGGAACAATTGCGCAATTTTCTGCTTTTTCGACTATCCTCGATAGCGACGTAGACAACATCGAGATCTTGGCGACTCTTAAAGGATCTGGTGGAACGCTCGATTTTTCCAGCACAATCACTGGCGACCATACGCTGAATGTCGATGCATATGGATTGACGTCTCGCGCGATAATCACCGGCTCCAAGAATTCAGACACAATATATGGCACGAATTTTAATGACATCCTGAGCGGAGATGCGGGAATCGATTACCTGGAAGGTTATGACGGCAAGGACACCTTAATTGGCGGAGACGGCAATGATTATCTCTATGGATACGATGGAGAGAAGCTATACGCCGATATTCTGCAAGGCGGAAACGGCAATGATATCTTGACGGGAGACGGATCGAAAGACACGGCCTCCTACTCCGACGCGTCTTCTGCCGTCACCGTAAGCTTGCTGAAGCAGGGCAGCGCGCAGAATACCGGCGGCGGCGGTTCGGATACTCTGCGCAGCATCACCAACCTCATCGGCTCGGCCTTCGCCGATACCCTCACCGGCGACGCCTACGCCAGCCGCCTCGACGGCGGCGCCGGCAACGACGTCCTGGATGGCGATGAGGGGATCGACACCCTCGCCGGAGGCGCGGGCGACGATACGTATCTCGTGAACACCACGACCGACCTCATCGTCGAAGCGACGGGCGAGGGCTTCGACACGATCAAAACGACGCTCACCTACACCCTCGCCGCCGATCAGGAGATCGAGGCGCTCCAGACGACGAGCGATGCCGGAACCAAGGGCATCTCGCTCACCGGCAACGCGCTCGCCAACACCCTGCGTGGCAATGCCGGGGTGAACACCCTGAACGGAGGGGCGGGGGCCGACAGCCTGTCGGGCCTCGGCGGCAATGACACCTACATCGTCGACGACGCCGGAGACCGGGTCTTCGAGACGGCGGGCGCCGGCACCGACGTCGTGCAGGCGAGCGTCAGCTTCACCCTGACGGCGGGCCAGGCGATCGAGACGCTGACCCTGACGGGCACGGCCGCCCTCGACGGCACCGGCAATGCCCTGGCCAACACGATCCAGGGCAACGGTGCCGCCAACCGCCTCGACGGCGGCGGGGGTGCGGACGTCCTCATCGGCGGGCTCGGCGACGACATCTACGTCACCGATGGCGGAGACACGATCACCGAGGCGGCGGATGCCGGCACGGACCTCGTCGAAAGCTCGGTCTCCCTGACCCTCGGCAACAATGTCGAAAACCTCACCCTCACGGGGACGGGGGCCATCGACGGCACCGGCAACGCCCTGGCCAACACGCTCCAGGGCAACGCCGCCGCCAACACCCTCGACGGCGTCAGCGGTGCCGACATCCTCATCGGCGGGCTGGGCGACGACATCTACGTCACCGATGGCGGCGACACGATCACCGAGGCGGCCTCCGCGGGCACCGACCTCGTCCGGAGTTCGGCCACCCTGACCCTCGGCCTCAACCTGGAGAACCTGACCCTCATCGGCTCGGCCGCGATCAACGGCACCGGCAACACCCTCGCCAACACGATCCGGGGCAACGGTGCCGCCAACATCCTCAACGGCGGCAAGGGCAGCGACACCCTCGTCGGCGGTCTCGGCAACGACACCTACGTCACCGATGGCGGAGACACGATCGTCGAGGCCCTCGACGGCGGCACCGACCTCGTCCAGAGCGCGGTCTCCCTGACCCTCGGTGACAACCTCGAAAACCTGACCCTCACGGGGAAGGCCGTCACCAACGGCACCGGCAACGCCCTGGCCAACCGGATCACCGGCAACGCCGCCGCCAACGTCCTCGACGGCGGCACCGGCAGCGACACCCTCATCGGCGGGCTCGGCGACGACACCTACGTCACCGATGGCGGCGATACGATCGCCGAAGCGGCCTCGGCGGGCACCGACACCGTGCGGAGTTCGGCCTCCCACACCCTGAGCAAGAACCTCGAGAACCTGATCCTGACCGGCATCCAGGCCATCGACGGCACGGGCAACGTCTTGGACAACGTGCTGACGGGCAATGGCGCCGCCAACATCCTCAACGGCAACGGGGGCAAGGACACGCTGATCGGCGGCCTCGGCGACGACACCTACGTCACGGATGGCGACGACACCCTCGTCGAGGCGTCCGGCGCCGGCACGGACCTCGTCCAGAGTGCGGCGAGCTTCACCCTGGCCGAGGGCTTCGAGAACCTGGCCCTGACGGGGGCGAGCGCCCTCGCCGGCACCGGCAACAGCGCCGCCAACACCATCACGGGCAACGCCGCGGCCAACCGTCTCGACGGCGCCACCGGCAGCGACACCCTCATCGGTGGGCTGGGCAACGACACCTACGTCACCGATGGTGGCGACACGATCGTCGAAGCCCTTAATGGCGGCACCGACCTCGTCGAGACATCGGTGAGCCTGACCCTCGGCGACAACATCGAGAACCTCACCCTGACGGGGGTGAGCGCCCTCGCCGGCACCGGCAACGCCCTGGCCAACCGCATCACCGGCAATGCCGCCGCCAACCTCCTCGACGGCGGCACCGGCAGCGACACCCTCATCGGCGGTCTCGGCAACGACACCTACGTCACCGATGGCGGCGACACGATCGTCGAGGCCCTCGGCGCCGGAACCGACCTCGTGCGGAGTTCGGCCACCCTGACCCTCGGCGACAATCTGGAGAACCTCACCCTCACGGGAACGGCGGCGATCAAGGCGACGGGCAATGCCCTCGACAACACCCTCCTGGGCAACGACGCCGCCAACGTCCTCAATGGCGCGACGGGCACCGACCGGCTCGTCGGCGGCCTCGGCGACGATACCTACGTCACCGATGGCGGCGACAAGATCGTCGAGGCGTCGGCGGGCGGCATCGATCTCGTGCGGAGTTCGGTGGAGTTTAATCTCGGCAGCGAGATCGAGAACCTGCTTCTCACCGGCAGCGCCGACATCAACGGCAAGGGCAACGCCCTCGCCAACACGCTGACCGGCAACGGCAGCGCCAACATGCTCAATGGCGGTCTGGGCGACGACATCCTGAAGGGCGGGGCCGGTGCCGACATCTTCTTCTTCAACACGGCACTCGGCGCCGGCAACGTCGACCGCATCGTCGACTTCGCCGCCATCGACGACACGCTCCGGCTCGAGAACGGGATCTTCACGGCACTGACCAAGGCCGGAACCCTGGCGGCGGGCGCCTTCAAGGACATCGGAGCGGCCGGTGCCGTCCTGGATGCGGACGACCGGGTCCTCTACGATTCGCGCACGGGCGCCGTCTCCTACGACGCGGACGGCAGCGGATCGGCCGATGCCCTCCAGTTCGCCCTCCTCACCACGCGCCCCGTCATCACCTTCCAGGACATCCTCGTGGTGTAG
- the pqqA_3 gene encoding Coenzyme PQQ synthesis protein A, with product MAWTAPVVQEVCVGMEVTSYESAEIDTFN from the coding sequence ATGGCTTGGACTGCCCCCGTCGTTCAGGAAGTGTGTGTCGGCATGGAAGTCACCAGCTACGAGTCGGCTGAGATCGACACCTTCAACTGA
- a CDS encoding Shikimate 5-dehydrogenase-like protein — translation MKPPIGRETTLCMSLSGRPGHFGSRFHNRLYELMGLDYVYKAFTTTDLPAAIGGIRALGIRGCAVSMPFKEAVIPLLDRLEASAAAIDSVNTVVNEAGRLTGYNTDYIAIRLLLEKHEVDPLTPFLLRGSGGMAKAVVAALRDAGFPNGTVVARNESAGRALADSHGYAWRAEIGEAQAPLLVNVTPLGMEGPEADALAFPTPQIAASTIAFDVVALPSTTPFLRAAEDLGKRLITGHEVVVLQALEQFVLYTGRIPGEDQVAEAAAFART, via the coding sequence ATGAAGCCACCGATCGGACGCGAGACCACGCTGTGCATGTCCCTGTCGGGACGACCGGGCCATTTCGGGTCGCGCTTCCACAACCGGCTCTACGAGCTCATGGGGCTCGACTATGTCTACAAGGCCTTCACCACCACCGACCTGCCCGCCGCGATCGGCGGCATACGGGCTCTCGGCATTCGCGGCTGCGCCGTCTCGATGCCGTTCAAGGAAGCCGTGATCCCGCTTCTCGATCGCCTCGAAGCCTCGGCGGCGGCCATCGACAGCGTCAACACGGTGGTGAACGAGGCCGGGCGCCTCACCGGCTACAACACCGATTACATCGCCATCCGCCTGCTTCTCGAAAAGCACGAGGTCGATCCCCTCACGCCGTTCCTCCTGCGCGGCTCCGGCGGCATGGCCAAGGCCGTCGTCGCGGCCCTGCGCGATGCGGGCTTCCCGAACGGCACCGTCGTGGCGCGCAATGAATCGGCCGGACGGGCCCTGGCGGACAGCCATGGCTATGCCTGGCGCGCCGAGATCGGCGAGGCGCAGGCCCCGCTCCTCGTCAACGTCACGCCCCTGGGCATGGAAGGACCGGAGGCCGATGCCCTCGCCTTCCCCACCCCTCAGATCGCCGCCAGCACCATCGCCTTCGACGTGGTGGCGCTGCCCTCGACGACGCCCTTCCTGCGCGCCGCCGAAGACTTGGGAAAGCGCCTCATCACCGGCCACGAGGTCGTGGTGCTGCAGGCCCTGGAGCAGTTCGTCCTGTATACGGGCCGGATCCCCGGCGAGGATCAGGTGGCAGAGGCGGCAGCTTTCGCCCGAACCTGA